In Canis aureus isolate CA01 chromosome 6, VMU_Caureus_v.1.0, whole genome shotgun sequence, one genomic interval encodes:
- the PFKFB2 gene encoding 6-phosphofructo-2-kinase/fructose-2,6-bisphosphatase 2 isoform X2, whose amino-acid sequence MSGNIESSSEQNNNSYETKTSNLRMSEKKSWASYMTNSPTLIVMIGLPARGKTYVSKKLTRYLNWIGVPTKVFNLGVYRREAVKSYKSYDFFRHDNEEAMKIRKQCALVALEDVKAYLTEENGQIAVFDATNTTRERRDMILSFAKENSFKVFFVESVCDDPDVIAANILEVKVSSPDYPERNRENVMEDFLKRIECYKVTYRPLDPDNYDKDLSFIKVINVGQRFLVNRVQDYIQSKIVYYLMNIHVQPRTIYLCRHGESEFNLLGKIGGDSGLSARGKQFAQALRKFLEEQEIADLKVWTSQLKRTIQTAESLGVTYEQWKILNEIDAGVCEEMTYAQIEKQYPDEFALRDQEKYLYRYPGGESYQDLVQRLEPVIMELERQGNVLVISHQAVMRCLLAYFLDKGADELPYLRCPLHTIFKLTPVAYGCKVETIKLNVEAVNTHRDKPANNFPKNQTPVRMRRNSFTPLSSSNTIRRPRNYSVGSRPLKPLSPLRALDTQEGADQPKTQLPGGNWVGCA is encoded by the exons ATGTCTGGGAATATTGAATCTTCCTCGGAACAGAACAACAACAGCTATGAAACCAAAACCTCCAATCTTCGAATGTCAGAGAAGAAAT CGTGGGCATCTTATATGACCAACTCCCCAACTCTCATCGTTATGATTGGCTTGCCAGCCCGGGGCAAAACCTATGTGTCTAAGAAACTCACACGCTACCTCAACTGGATTGGGGTGCCCACCAAAG TGTTTAATCTTGGGGTATATCGACGTGAAGCAGTCAAGTCCTATAAGTCCTACGACTTCTTCCGACACGACAATGAGGAGGCCATGAAGATCCGCAA ACAGTGTGCTTTGGTGGCGCTGGAAGATGTGAAGGCGTATCTTACTGAGGAGAACGGGCAGATTGCT GTGTTCGATGCCACCAATACCACCAGGGAGAGGAGGGACATGATTTTGAGCTTTGCCAAGGAGAATTCCTTCAAG GTATTCTTTGTGGAATCTGTCTGCGATGATCCTGATGTCATTGCTGCTAACATCCTG GAGGTAAAGGTGTCAAGCCCGGACTACCCTGAAAGGAACAGGGAGAATGTGATGGAGGACTTCCTAAAGAGAATCGAGTGCTACAAAGTCACCTACCGACCCCTTGACCCAGACAACTATGACAA GGATCTTTCTTTCATCAAGGTGATAAATGTGGGCCAGCGATTTTTAGTGAACAGAGTCCAGGACTACATCCAGAGCAAGATCGTCTACTACCTCATGAATATCCACGTGCAGCCTCGTACCATTTACCTTTGCCGGCATGGAGAGAGCGAATTCAACCTCTTGGGGAAGATTGGGGGTGACTCTGGCCTCTCGGCTCGGGGAAAACAG TTTGCCCAGGCTTTAAGGAAGTTTCTGGAGGAACAGGAGATAGCAGACCTCAAAGTGTGGACGAGCCAGCTAAAGAGGACTATCCAGACCGCTGAATCCCTGGGTGTGACCTATGAGCAGTGGAAGATTCTGAACGAGATCGATGCT ggcgtgTGCGAGGAGATGACCTATGCACAGATTGAGAAGCAGTACCCGGACGAGTTCGCTCTTCGAGATCAAGAGAAATACCTGTATCGGTACCCTGGTGGGGAG TCCTACCAGGACCTGGTGCAGCGGCTGGAGCCCGTCATCATGGAGCTGGAGCGCCAGGGCAACGTCCTCGTCATCTCCCACCAGGCTGTCATGCGCTGCCTGCTGGCCTACTTCTTGGACAAGGGTGCAG ATGAGCTACCGTACTTGAGGTGCCCTCTCCATACCATCTTCAAACTTACTCCTGTGGCCTACG GATGCAAAGTGGAAACAATTAAACTCAATGTGGAGGCTGTGAACACTCACCGCGACAAGCCAGCT AACAACTTCCCCAAGAACCAAACCCCTGTAAGGATGAGAAGGAACAGCTTTACGCCTCTGTCCAGTTCGAATACAATAAGGCGTCCAAGAAATTACAGTGTTGGGAGCCGGCCCCTCAAGCCCCTCAGCCCTCTCCGTGCCCTGGACACGCAAGAAGGGGCCGACCAGCCGAAGACCCAA
- the PFKFB2 gene encoding 6-phosphofructo-2-kinase/fructose-2,6-bisphosphatase 2 isoform X1, which yields MSGNIESSSEQNNNSYETKTSNLRMSEKKCSWASYMTNSPTLIVMIGLPARGKTYVSKKLTRYLNWIGVPTKVFNLGVYRREAVKSYKSYDFFRHDNEEAMKIRKQCALVALEDVKAYLTEENGQIAVFDATNTTRERRDMILSFAKENSFKVFFVESVCDDPDVIAANILEVKVSSPDYPERNRENVMEDFLKRIECYKVTYRPLDPDNYDKDLSFIKVINVGQRFLVNRVQDYIQSKIVYYLMNIHVQPRTIYLCRHGESEFNLLGKIGGDSGLSARGKQFAQALRKFLEEQEIADLKVWTSQLKRTIQTAESLGVTYEQWKILNEIDAGVCEEMTYAQIEKQYPDEFALRDQEKYLYRYPGGESYQDLVQRLEPVIMELERQGNVLVISHQAVMRCLLAYFLDKGADELPYLRCPLHTIFKLTPVAYGCKVETIKLNVEAVNTHRDKPANNFPKNQTPVRMRRNSFTPLSSSNTIRRPRNYSVGSRPLKPLSPLRALDTQEGADQPKTQLPGGNWVGCA from the exons ATGTCTGGGAATATTGAATCTTCCTCGGAACAGAACAACAACAGCTATGAAACCAAAACCTCCAATCTTCGAATGTCAGAGAAGAAATGTT CGTGGGCATCTTATATGACCAACTCCCCAACTCTCATCGTTATGATTGGCTTGCCAGCCCGGGGCAAAACCTATGTGTCTAAGAAACTCACACGCTACCTCAACTGGATTGGGGTGCCCACCAAAG TGTTTAATCTTGGGGTATATCGACGTGAAGCAGTCAAGTCCTATAAGTCCTACGACTTCTTCCGACACGACAATGAGGAGGCCATGAAGATCCGCAA ACAGTGTGCTTTGGTGGCGCTGGAAGATGTGAAGGCGTATCTTACTGAGGAGAACGGGCAGATTGCT GTGTTCGATGCCACCAATACCACCAGGGAGAGGAGGGACATGATTTTGAGCTTTGCCAAGGAGAATTCCTTCAAG GTATTCTTTGTGGAATCTGTCTGCGATGATCCTGATGTCATTGCTGCTAACATCCTG GAGGTAAAGGTGTCAAGCCCGGACTACCCTGAAAGGAACAGGGAGAATGTGATGGAGGACTTCCTAAAGAGAATCGAGTGCTACAAAGTCACCTACCGACCCCTTGACCCAGACAACTATGACAA GGATCTTTCTTTCATCAAGGTGATAAATGTGGGCCAGCGATTTTTAGTGAACAGAGTCCAGGACTACATCCAGAGCAAGATCGTCTACTACCTCATGAATATCCACGTGCAGCCTCGTACCATTTACCTTTGCCGGCATGGAGAGAGCGAATTCAACCTCTTGGGGAAGATTGGGGGTGACTCTGGCCTCTCGGCTCGGGGAAAACAG TTTGCCCAGGCTTTAAGGAAGTTTCTGGAGGAACAGGAGATAGCAGACCTCAAAGTGTGGACGAGCCAGCTAAAGAGGACTATCCAGACCGCTGAATCCCTGGGTGTGACCTATGAGCAGTGGAAGATTCTGAACGAGATCGATGCT ggcgtgTGCGAGGAGATGACCTATGCACAGATTGAGAAGCAGTACCCGGACGAGTTCGCTCTTCGAGATCAAGAGAAATACCTGTATCGGTACCCTGGTGGGGAG TCCTACCAGGACCTGGTGCAGCGGCTGGAGCCCGTCATCATGGAGCTGGAGCGCCAGGGCAACGTCCTCGTCATCTCCCACCAGGCTGTCATGCGCTGCCTGCTGGCCTACTTCTTGGACAAGGGTGCAG ATGAGCTACCGTACTTGAGGTGCCCTCTCCATACCATCTTCAAACTTACTCCTGTGGCCTACG GATGCAAAGTGGAAACAATTAAACTCAATGTGGAGGCTGTGAACACTCACCGCGACAAGCCAGCT AACAACTTCCCCAAGAACCAAACCCCTGTAAGGATGAGAAGGAACAGCTTTACGCCTCTGTCCAGTTCGAATACAATAAGGCGTCCAAGAAATTACAGTGTTGGGAGCCGGCCCCTCAAGCCCCTCAGCCCTCTCCGTGCCCTGGACACGCAAGAAGGGGCCGACCAGCCGAAGACCCAA
- the PFKFB2 gene encoding 6-phosphofructo-2-kinase/fructose-2,6-bisphosphatase 2 isoform X5 produces the protein MILSFAKENSFKVFFVESVCDDPDVIAANILEVKVSSPDYPERNRENVMEDFLKRIECYKVTYRPLDPDNYDKDLSFIKVINVGQRFLVNRVQDYIQSKIVYYLMNIHVQPRTIYLCRHGESEFNLLGKIGGDSGLSARGKQFAQALRKFLEEQEIADLKVWTSQLKRTIQTAESLGVTYEQWKILNEIDAGVCEEMTYAQIEKQYPDEFALRDQEKYLYRYPGGESYQDLVQRLEPVIMELERQGNVLVISHQAVMRCLLAYFLDKGADELPYLRCPLHTIFKLTPVAYGCKVETIKLNVEAVNTHRDKPANNFPKNQTPVRMRRNSFTPLSSSNTIRRPRNYSVGSRPLKPLSPLRALDTQEGADQPKTQLPGGNWVGCA, from the exons ATGATTTTGAGCTTTGCCAAGGAGAATTCCTTCAAG GTATTCTTTGTGGAATCTGTCTGCGATGATCCTGATGTCATTGCTGCTAACATCCTG GAGGTAAAGGTGTCAAGCCCGGACTACCCTGAAAGGAACAGGGAGAATGTGATGGAGGACTTCCTAAAGAGAATCGAGTGCTACAAAGTCACCTACCGACCCCTTGACCCAGACAACTATGACAA GGATCTTTCTTTCATCAAGGTGATAAATGTGGGCCAGCGATTTTTAGTGAACAGAGTCCAGGACTACATCCAGAGCAAGATCGTCTACTACCTCATGAATATCCACGTGCAGCCTCGTACCATTTACCTTTGCCGGCATGGAGAGAGCGAATTCAACCTCTTGGGGAAGATTGGGGGTGACTCTGGCCTCTCGGCTCGGGGAAAACAG TTTGCCCAGGCTTTAAGGAAGTTTCTGGAGGAACAGGAGATAGCAGACCTCAAAGTGTGGACGAGCCAGCTAAAGAGGACTATCCAGACCGCTGAATCCCTGGGTGTGACCTATGAGCAGTGGAAGATTCTGAACGAGATCGATGCT ggcgtgTGCGAGGAGATGACCTATGCACAGATTGAGAAGCAGTACCCGGACGAGTTCGCTCTTCGAGATCAAGAGAAATACCTGTATCGGTACCCTGGTGGGGAG TCCTACCAGGACCTGGTGCAGCGGCTGGAGCCCGTCATCATGGAGCTGGAGCGCCAGGGCAACGTCCTCGTCATCTCCCACCAGGCTGTCATGCGCTGCCTGCTGGCCTACTTCTTGGACAAGGGTGCAG ATGAGCTACCGTACTTGAGGTGCCCTCTCCATACCATCTTCAAACTTACTCCTGTGGCCTACG GATGCAAAGTGGAAACAATTAAACTCAATGTGGAGGCTGTGAACACTCACCGCGACAAGCCAGCT AACAACTTCCCCAAGAACCAAACCCCTGTAAGGATGAGAAGGAACAGCTTTACGCCTCTGTCCAGTTCGAATACAATAAGGCGTCCAAGAAATTACAGTGTTGGGAGCCGGCCCCTCAAGCCCCTCAGCCCTCTCCGTGCCCTGGACACGCAAGAAGGGGCCGACCAGCCGAAGACCCAA
- the PFKFB2 gene encoding 6-phosphofructo-2-kinase/fructose-2,6-bisphosphatase 2 isoform X4, with amino-acid sequence MKIRKQCALVALEDVKAYLTEENGQIAVFDATNTTRERRDMILSFAKENSFKVFFVESVCDDPDVIAANILEVKVSSPDYPERNRENVMEDFLKRIECYKVTYRPLDPDNYDKDLSFIKVINVGQRFLVNRVQDYIQSKIVYYLMNIHVQPRTIYLCRHGESEFNLLGKIGGDSGLSARGKQFAQALRKFLEEQEIADLKVWTSQLKRTIQTAESLGVTYEQWKILNEIDAGVCEEMTYAQIEKQYPDEFALRDQEKYLYRYPGGESYQDLVQRLEPVIMELERQGNVLVISHQAVMRCLLAYFLDKGADELPYLRCPLHTIFKLTPVAYGCKVETIKLNVEAVNTHRDKPANNFPKNQTPVRMRRNSFTPLSSSNTIRRPRNYSVGSRPLKPLSPLRALDTQEGADQPKTQLPGGNWVGCA; translated from the exons ATGAAGATCCGCAA ACAGTGTGCTTTGGTGGCGCTGGAAGATGTGAAGGCGTATCTTACTGAGGAGAACGGGCAGATTGCT GTGTTCGATGCCACCAATACCACCAGGGAGAGGAGGGACATGATTTTGAGCTTTGCCAAGGAGAATTCCTTCAAG GTATTCTTTGTGGAATCTGTCTGCGATGATCCTGATGTCATTGCTGCTAACATCCTG GAGGTAAAGGTGTCAAGCCCGGACTACCCTGAAAGGAACAGGGAGAATGTGATGGAGGACTTCCTAAAGAGAATCGAGTGCTACAAAGTCACCTACCGACCCCTTGACCCAGACAACTATGACAA GGATCTTTCTTTCATCAAGGTGATAAATGTGGGCCAGCGATTTTTAGTGAACAGAGTCCAGGACTACATCCAGAGCAAGATCGTCTACTACCTCATGAATATCCACGTGCAGCCTCGTACCATTTACCTTTGCCGGCATGGAGAGAGCGAATTCAACCTCTTGGGGAAGATTGGGGGTGACTCTGGCCTCTCGGCTCGGGGAAAACAG TTTGCCCAGGCTTTAAGGAAGTTTCTGGAGGAACAGGAGATAGCAGACCTCAAAGTGTGGACGAGCCAGCTAAAGAGGACTATCCAGACCGCTGAATCCCTGGGTGTGACCTATGAGCAGTGGAAGATTCTGAACGAGATCGATGCT ggcgtgTGCGAGGAGATGACCTATGCACAGATTGAGAAGCAGTACCCGGACGAGTTCGCTCTTCGAGATCAAGAGAAATACCTGTATCGGTACCCTGGTGGGGAG TCCTACCAGGACCTGGTGCAGCGGCTGGAGCCCGTCATCATGGAGCTGGAGCGCCAGGGCAACGTCCTCGTCATCTCCCACCAGGCTGTCATGCGCTGCCTGCTGGCCTACTTCTTGGACAAGGGTGCAG ATGAGCTACCGTACTTGAGGTGCCCTCTCCATACCATCTTCAAACTTACTCCTGTGGCCTACG GATGCAAAGTGGAAACAATTAAACTCAATGTGGAGGCTGTGAACACTCACCGCGACAAGCCAGCT AACAACTTCCCCAAGAACCAAACCCCTGTAAGGATGAGAAGGAACAGCTTTACGCCTCTGTCCAGTTCGAATACAATAAGGCGTCCAAGAAATTACAGTGTTGGGAGCCGGCCCCTCAAGCCCCTCAGCCCTCTCCGTGCCCTGGACACGCAAGAAGGGGCCGACCAGCCGAAGACCCAA
- the YOD1 gene encoding ubiquitin thioesterase OTU1 isoform X2, whose product MTQGLSSRTRVRELQGQIAAITGIAPGCQRILVGYPPEGLDLSDEDTVLGDLPIQSGDMLIVEEDQTRPKKSPTFTKHGAPSYVREPLPVLSRTVVPADNSCLFTSVYYVVEGGVLNPACAPEMRRLIAQIVASDPDFYSEAILGKTNQEYCDWIKRDDTWGGAIEISILSKFYQCEICVVDTQTVRIDRFGEDAGYTKRVLLIYDGIHYDPLQRNFPDPDTPPLTIFSSNDDIVLVQALELADEARRKRQFTDVNRFTLRCMVCQKGLTGQAEARDHAKETGHTNFGEV is encoded by the exons ATGACACAG GGCTTGTCCAGCCGGACCCGAGTGCGGGAGCTCCAGGGCCAGATTGCCGCCATCACCGGGATCGCGCCGGGCTGTCAGCGGATCCTCGTGGGGTACCCGCCCGAGGGCCTGGATCTCAGCGACGAGGACACCGTTCTAGGGGATCTGCCCATCCAGTCCG GCGACATGCTGATCGTGGAAGAAGACCAAACCAGGCCCAAAAAGTCGCCTACATTCACAAAACATGGTGCTCCCAGTTACGTCAGGGAACCTTTGCCCGTGCTTAGCAGAACTGTGGTCCCAGCAGACAACTCTTGCCTCTTTACCAGTGTGTACTATGTCGTGGAAGGAGGAGTGTTGAATCCTGCTTGCGCCCCTGAGATGAGACGCCTCATAGCACAAATCGTAGCAAGCGATCCAGACTTCTATAGCGAGGCAATACTGGGAAAGACGAATCAAGAGTACTGTGACTGGATCAAAAGGGATGACACCTGGGGAGGAGCTATTGAGATATCAATTCTGTCTAAGTTTTATCAATGTGAAATCTGTGTAGTGGATACACAGACAGTAAGAATTGACCGTTTTGGGGAAGATGCAGGATACACCAAAAGGGTCCTGCTTATTTATGATGGCATTCACTATGATCCGCTTCAGCGGAACTTCCCTGACCCAGACACCCCGCCTCTGACCATTTTCTCCTCTAATGATGATATTGTTCTTGTACAAGCACTGGAATTAGCAGATGAAGCCAGAAGAAAGAGACAGTTTACTGATGTAAACCGCTTCACCCTGAGGTGCATGGTATGTCAGAAGGGATTAACTGGACAAGCAGAAGCAAGGGACCATGCCAAGGAGACAGGCCATACCAACTTTGGAGAAGTGTGA
- the YOD1 gene encoding ubiquitin thioesterase OTU1 isoform X1, with translation MSGPAKGGHFGVPRAAGCPGGVCPPAAGTRAGRAAARSCTHTMWRLRCKAKDGTHVLQGLSSRTRVRELQGQIAAITGIAPGCQRILVGYPPEGLDLSDEDTVLGDLPIQSGDMLIVEEDQTRPKKSPTFTKHGAPSYVREPLPVLSRTVVPADNSCLFTSVYYVVEGGVLNPACAPEMRRLIAQIVASDPDFYSEAILGKTNQEYCDWIKRDDTWGGAIEISILSKFYQCEICVVDTQTVRIDRFGEDAGYTKRVLLIYDGIHYDPLQRNFPDPDTPPLTIFSSNDDIVLVQALELADEARRKRQFTDVNRFTLRCMVCQKGLTGQAEARDHAKETGHTNFGEV, from the exons ATGTCTGGCCCGGCCAAGGGTGGCCATTTTGGAGTCCCCCGGGCGGCTGGTTGCCCCGGCGGCGTCTGCCCACCTGCTGCCGGGACCCGGGCTGGCCGCGCCGCTGCCCGGAGCTGCACCCACACGATGTGGCGGCTCCGCTGCAAGGCCAAGGATGGCACCCATGTGTTGCAGGGCTTGTCCAGCCGGACCCGAGTGCGGGAGCTCCAGGGCCAGATTGCCGCCATCACCGGGATCGCGCCGGGCTGTCAGCGGATCCTCGTGGGGTACCCGCCCGAGGGCCTGGATCTCAGCGACGAGGACACCGTTCTAGGGGATCTGCCCATCCAGTCCG GCGACATGCTGATCGTGGAAGAAGACCAAACCAGGCCCAAAAAGTCGCCTACATTCACAAAACATGGTGCTCCCAGTTACGTCAGGGAACCTTTGCCCGTGCTTAGCAGAACTGTGGTCCCAGCAGACAACTCTTGCCTCTTTACCAGTGTGTACTATGTCGTGGAAGGAGGAGTGTTGAATCCTGCTTGCGCCCCTGAGATGAGACGCCTCATAGCACAAATCGTAGCAAGCGATCCAGACTTCTATAGCGAGGCAATACTGGGAAAGACGAATCAAGAGTACTGTGACTGGATCAAAAGGGATGACACCTGGGGAGGAGCTATTGAGATATCAATTCTGTCTAAGTTTTATCAATGTGAAATCTGTGTAGTGGATACACAGACAGTAAGAATTGACCGTTTTGGGGAAGATGCAGGATACACCAAAAGGGTCCTGCTTATTTATGATGGCATTCACTATGATCCGCTTCAGCGGAACTTCCCTGACCCAGACACCCCGCCTCTGACCATTTTCTCCTCTAATGATGATATTGTTCTTGTACAAGCACTGGAATTAGCAGATGAAGCCAGAAGAAAGAGACAGTTTACTGATGTAAACCGCTTCACCCTGAGGTGCATGGTATGTCAGAAGGGATTAACTGGACAAGCAGAAGCAAGGGACCATGCCAAGGAGACAGGCCATACCAACTTTGGAGAAGTGTGA
- the PFKFB2 gene encoding 6-phosphofructo-2-kinase/fructose-2,6-bisphosphatase 2 isoform X3: MSGNIESSSEQNNNSYETKTSNLRMSEKKCSWASYMTNSPTLIVMIGLPARGKTYVSKKLTRYLNWIGVPTKVFNLGVYRREAVKSYKSYDFFRHDNEEAMKIRKQCALVALEDVKAYLTEENGQIAVFDATNTTRERRDMILSFAKENSFKVFFVESVCDDPDVIAANILEVKVSSPDYPERNRENVMEDFLKRIECYKVTYRPLDPDNYDKDLSFIKVINVGQRFLVNRVQDYIQSKIVYYLMNIHVQPRTIYLCRHGESEFNLLGKIGGDSGLSARGKQFAQALRKFLEEQEIADLKVWTSQLKRTIQTAESLGVTYEQWKILNEIDAGVCEEMTYAQIEKQYPDEFALRDQEKYLYRYPGGESYQDLVQRLEPVIMELERQGNVLVISHQAVMRCLLAYFLDKGADELPYLRCPLHTIFKLTPVAYGCKVETIKLNVEAVNTHRDKPALPGGNWVGCA; encoded by the exons ATGTCTGGGAATATTGAATCTTCCTCGGAACAGAACAACAACAGCTATGAAACCAAAACCTCCAATCTTCGAATGTCAGAGAAGAAATGTT CGTGGGCATCTTATATGACCAACTCCCCAACTCTCATCGTTATGATTGGCTTGCCAGCCCGGGGCAAAACCTATGTGTCTAAGAAACTCACACGCTACCTCAACTGGATTGGGGTGCCCACCAAAG TGTTTAATCTTGGGGTATATCGACGTGAAGCAGTCAAGTCCTATAAGTCCTACGACTTCTTCCGACACGACAATGAGGAGGCCATGAAGATCCGCAA ACAGTGTGCTTTGGTGGCGCTGGAAGATGTGAAGGCGTATCTTACTGAGGAGAACGGGCAGATTGCT GTGTTCGATGCCACCAATACCACCAGGGAGAGGAGGGACATGATTTTGAGCTTTGCCAAGGAGAATTCCTTCAAG GTATTCTTTGTGGAATCTGTCTGCGATGATCCTGATGTCATTGCTGCTAACATCCTG GAGGTAAAGGTGTCAAGCCCGGACTACCCTGAAAGGAACAGGGAGAATGTGATGGAGGACTTCCTAAAGAGAATCGAGTGCTACAAAGTCACCTACCGACCCCTTGACCCAGACAACTATGACAA GGATCTTTCTTTCATCAAGGTGATAAATGTGGGCCAGCGATTTTTAGTGAACAGAGTCCAGGACTACATCCAGAGCAAGATCGTCTACTACCTCATGAATATCCACGTGCAGCCTCGTACCATTTACCTTTGCCGGCATGGAGAGAGCGAATTCAACCTCTTGGGGAAGATTGGGGGTGACTCTGGCCTCTCGGCTCGGGGAAAACAG TTTGCCCAGGCTTTAAGGAAGTTTCTGGAGGAACAGGAGATAGCAGACCTCAAAGTGTGGACGAGCCAGCTAAAGAGGACTATCCAGACCGCTGAATCCCTGGGTGTGACCTATGAGCAGTGGAAGATTCTGAACGAGATCGATGCT ggcgtgTGCGAGGAGATGACCTATGCACAGATTGAGAAGCAGTACCCGGACGAGTTCGCTCTTCGAGATCAAGAGAAATACCTGTATCGGTACCCTGGTGGGGAG TCCTACCAGGACCTGGTGCAGCGGCTGGAGCCCGTCATCATGGAGCTGGAGCGCCAGGGCAACGTCCTCGTCATCTCCCACCAGGCTGTCATGCGCTGCCTGCTGGCCTACTTCTTGGACAAGGGTGCAG ATGAGCTACCGTACTTGAGGTGCCCTCTCCATACCATCTTCAAACTTACTCCTGTGGCCTACG GATGCAAAGTGGAAACAATTAAACTCAATGTGGAGGCTGTGAACACTCACCGCGACAAGCCAGCT